Genomic segment of Mytilus edulis chromosome 12, xbMytEdul2.2, whole genome shotgun sequence:
ATTGCGTGTATCTTACATGACTGCATGACAAGTTAGAGGCTTTGTTTTCTATAAAACAAGGTTGAATTCACCTTCTTTCTACAAACGTGAATGCATATACcatgtcagaaatatgacagatgttttcaattcgtttgctGGGTTTCAGCTTTAGTTTTTACTATTTGATAAAGGACTCTtatctatgtttttattttttcctggAGTTCggcatttgttttatttcacttgTTTACAGATTTAAATGAAGTTGAGGTTTAGGATTCTTCCAAATCTAGAAGAAAAGAGCTCAtatatcgaaaacaaactgacaacgccattaccaaaaaaaaaaaagatcaaagaccgaaaaacaatataattaatacacaagacaacatagaaaactaaagacatatTGCATATATGAAATACGAACCGCACCAAAAATtcgaggtgatctcaggtgatccggatgGGAAAGGCGATACGTTCAACATAGTGAGACAACTTTGAATTATTCGGAAGGTATGCTTTAAATCTACATTTATAAAGTTACCATCGACACATATGGACGAATTCAAAGTATGACAAACGAGGTGGTTTAACTTTACAattgtcaactttccatttctctAAAATTACATTCAATATACCAGATCGTATGgattttatacataattttaaaaacattacaatCTTGCATGATTGTACTATACTGTACATAATTTTATAACATGGTGTTTTTATGATGTTTGATATACGTTAACAAAGTAGGGGAAAAGAATGACGCACCTTAACAATATTATTAGTTTTACCGATTGTGACATTTAAATGAGTGTGAAATTGCGTTGCAGGTAACGCTGAGCAACTTTCTCTTGTTGACCCATTTAACTACCACAAATTAAGCAGTTTTCAAAAACTGATTTTGATGAAAACTATAATTATTAGATTcatcttttcaataaaattaaaatgcaaatttgcagtcgtcaaaaatatttttggttCAAGGATAAACGATATTAATGTACAATATGTTACACAAGAAAATCAATCATAAATGTTATACAAATAAGACCGTGTACGCATGATATAAGACCAGAATGATAAAACAGAACAATATCCGGTTACACTGAATCACgtgtttaaaaatcaaaatcgtTTTCTAAAGCTTATGAACATGTTCTcatcttttatatgtatttggcacaactttttggaattttaggtccacAACggtctgatgagtcttatgtagacgaaacgcgcgtcggcgtattaaattatgatcctggtacctttgaattCTAACTATTTATATAAgagataaattataaaaatgttgcGCTCTGAGCTACTTCTTACTTATTTCGAAAAATGCCCGTTAACAGTAAGAAATATGAcaaataagaaataattcatggagcttaaatatattgtgattttaccatgggttggccctttatgacaaatattttaccctgagcgatagcgaggggtataatatcggcataaagggacaacccgtggtaaaatccgATATATTGACGCGCAcatgaattatttcaattctaataggacaaatacggcaattcttttggatcgaagcgctctaggccTAGGTGGAGGACAATATTtcccgttcccataaataaagaaactattaAATTGGCGTAAAAGAACGGGGCAAACTAAATTAGTGACGTGCTTTAACTATTTTCTATAACGTATTTCtatagttttggatgaattttaatgataatttacgtaaatgtattatatttataaaaataattggcGTATACCAGATTTTAGCATCGTTTGTATACGTTttcttgttgtgatgattttatGTTTCACAAGCGTGGATTTTCCCGTAAAATacttataggttgcactttgtaaatacagctgtttcacaaaacACGCCTcctttggggagatcttgaatattcatagaaaattaattttgtttacatactggttcccagttatgctctctgtgttccatttcacagagacataacttgggaatgttaacagtaaatatacatgtgcatattgtttacattgaaatctgtggtaacctttcatttgaGGTAGGGGTAGTTGAAAAAATTAGTgatagtttaaactctgagaagttcagggcatatagacGTTGAAAATAttccgcacagccctatattttgacctttgaaaaaaaattgtgttgcatatgaactttcaattctaggataggatttttttcaaaacttcatagtaaaagtggtacagttttatccgtaaaaggagttcctatgagaaatttaattgtcaatatttacagaaatgcaacctatattcTTACGTCATctttctatgacgtcgggtacctcattcataaaaaaaagcatatgacgtgggaatACAATCGGAATAGcccatatttatattttcatattttaccacgggtgtgtactcaaagcgtttgaaggacatCATGTTAGAATTGTTTTTTATTCGTTCCATTGGTTGATATAATAGAGCGTTAGGTTTTGTCAGTTCAATAGActgttcctttttaaattttcatttgaattcGGTAGTTTTGAAAAATGAGAATTGAACTGTTGAAAATACTTTAGGATTAATTTGCAAAGCTGTCTTCTTGGTTGCTAAAAGTTCTTCCATTTTATTACTTGTTTCTAactattttgacctgagcgtcaAATGTGTGTcgtgtgtagacgaaacgcgcgcctggcgtatcAAATCATAAACCTGGTCCATTTGAAAATGATTCTTGTGATTAATACGGTTTATTTCATTTACAAGATGAACCAAATAAGTGAATGAAATTTGACCTGTTTTGATATCGATAACCTACTGTCGCTTGCTTTTACGTACTCTTATCTAAATGTTATTGTTGCATTTGCTATTTTATCTGCTATTATCACTAGGTTAGTTTAATGTTCCGTTGAAGTCTTGCATCATTCGgatctgtttcttgtttttctcgCTAATATCACATGACAACCCTCTGTAAAAAAACATCTCAATAGACAACGAATCGACAAACAGCAAATCGAGACGATACCAGCTACAGTCAGCAGGAAAAACACAGTTACCTACCATGAGTATACAAAAACCCCAACATAAAACATTATCAGAATCCACTCGAAGGATTGTACATAAAGCATAAATTTCAAGGCCAGCGACAATGTTGCATTAATTGACTGGAACATTGTCGTAGCAGATATAAGGAAGGCACCGAAAGGTCAATATGGGCCATCAGGAGAGATCATAACTCAACGAGAGAAACATCTCCAGATTTCTTAGGACATATTTGAACCAGTGATTCCATCACctgtgtttctttcttgcatgTGACGTGGCTCTGCGTTTATACATCACTTTATtgtgtttgtttatatatctgttttcatagtgattaagataacacaacgttgactgctgaagccattttttgaaattttttcctattatgtctgtttgatttgttcaaTATGATAGAACTTTAaacgactgtcatacacgtgaaaggtttatctagctataaaaccaggtttaatccaccattttctctgtaagaaaatgcctataccacgtcaggaatatgacagttgttgtccattcgtatGTTgcgttagagcttttgattttgccatttgattaggaactctCCGTTTTatattttcctcagagttcagaaCGAGGTGACCAGTTTGGTGTAAGCCAAGACACTGTTTCGTAGACTAATTTTTAAACAGAAGCAACCAACAATTTCACCGTGTCAACTTTAGCAGCAATCAAGGCATTTAATAAAGATACATTTAGTAAAACTTGCACCTACGTCGATTTTAGAAAGCTATGATAATTTGTGCATAGCTGCGTATAGCTATGTTTTTCGTTTCTTATAGATTTGTAGGTTACTATCATTTATATTCAGTACGTAATTCTCCTATCTACCTGTCCCCTGGAGTACGGTTTTTAGCCTGTTATCTTTTATGAGTTTACTTGTTCATGTTATTCAACTGACTTGCATGTACGCTTCTCACGTGTGAATTGGCCCAATAAATCATGTGCACATTTTGAACACTATAACAAAATTCTTATTCAGATCCACCCTATATAAGAGTACCCTTCTCGTCTGTTGACACCAAGCCAATGCAATTGAGATCTGGCAATCATTTAGTAGGTAGTAGGTAGGTAGTCTCATTTTCCAATTTGAGAGAAGTAATACCAAGAATTTATTTCAACAACCATGTTAGCaacaaaggaatattacttaacGAACATGCCAGGATTcagatgttcagtagttgtcgtttgctgATGTGGTTCAGaagtttttcgtttctcgtttgtTATATAGATTacactgttggttttcctgtttgaatgattttgcacatgtcatttttggggccctttatagcttgctgtttggtgtgagccaagactctgtTTTGAAGACTGTACGTTGAcacataatggtttacttttacacattGATCTTCTTACTCTTCCAGAGCACCAGAGCCCATGCCCAGTTCAATGTTTGTTTTGCTATTACTGATTTTCTATTTGATGATGTGTATGCTGATGATTGCCTTTTACTGGATTCAAGTTTGTTTTTGCTACGGTTTTGTGAATTTGTCTTTGAATTATGAGTTTTAATTTACGATCTGAATGTTAAGATTCAACACGATCAGAAAATTACGATACCTTTATCTGCCTGAATATATTCTGGTTCgtataaaaagtaattttatataagacattttaaaatttaattttattattaaaagaaagCAAACATAATACATGAACGtagaaaatataaaagtaaaaaaaatgaaataatgaaaaaatattaattcataGATGCACTACTAAATGAACAGGGTTTGTTTAGAAGCTTACATGTCTATTGGTAGAAACATTGCAGTAATCCTCTACAGCTTACTTGTTTCAAGCATGTTATGTATAACACATTGCGTATTgtatataaaatacatgtatatcaatgaaaaaattgtTAGTCCCTTGTAGTTATACCAGCAAACATTATGCTCTGATGACAACATATTCAATTCGCCTTTCCAGAATCTAAAGAACTATGGGTAATCttattgttcgtacaccaaaatgaaaagaacgtcacgtcattggttgaatttccattgtttagaacgtttCAAACCAATCACAACGCTTTGGTGTACGTTTTGGAAAATATTagccagaatgcattagattctgaaacgccGAATTGAAAGTTTAAGGTAACATGTTTTCTTTTTTGCAATCTGGGGTATACTCTGGAAGCTCTTCCTTGTCTATCTGTTTTTCGTAGCTaccattttctttgtttttcttttcttttttcttttctttattcttcttcTGAACAGGGATAAAGTTGGATTATACACAAGAACAAATACTCTGAAGTTTCTTGTAGGACAGTGACGTGTGCAAGAAGTGATGAAGTTCATATAAAAATCTCTCAGTATTGAGATTGATTTAGTGGCCTCATAAAAGGTTACACATGTTCATTTTTGTCAATTAGTTGCTGTATGGATTTAAACGAAGGGAATTAATTATCATTTTGATACTAGAACATTACATGCATTATTGAAATTATGTTCCTAAAACggtattttatataaaacaaaatcttataTCGTTTATATGAATTTCTACAGAAATTTATATCTTAAATTAGATATGAACAAAAAGCATTGGTAGCTTTGGTACACGCAAATCATTTACATGTGCATCGTGTATGACTTTTTTTAGAATGGTGTTATAAAGttgattgatttttataaaaaatgtgcATATTCCCTTGAAATTTATAGCTTCTATtgaatcaaaatatttgaaatgttcGCTTTATAAAGGATGAAAGTGTAATGTATATCCGATGAACTAGTCGAAACGCTCACTTTCaatgttaaaataataataataaaaaaaggaaataccaaataaattcaaattaaagtcTCAGAAAAAGATTCGACAAATAACTATCATTTTTAAGATTGACATAGAAACATAGGTTGTTTTGTTCTGTTTGAAAAATTTCCTTCttattattagaaaaaaagacaatcCGTTGAGCCATACGCGACTAGACTACCATTTTAGAAATACGAACATAATGCTGTTAACTCAAACTGAAGCTGTACTACTGTAATGGTTAGCTTAACAGAATCGAGAACTTTTATAAAAGATGTGAGTTCTTCTATGGGACATTGGGTTTTTCAAATTGAACGTGTTTAAGGTGATAAATGACTTTGGCAGATATGCAGTCAATTTGCAAAATAATATACATACTTCAAATTTGTAAGCAGCCCATGGCGATACGCAACAGTAGACAGATGATGCAATGGATACTATGAATTCCAAAAGACCAAACACGCCTAAGGCAGCTGTCAACCCCACGTGGCTGTCTcgctaaaaaaaaaccaattttaaCAATATATTATGAATTGCAGATCGATTGAATAAGCTGTAATTTGGATGAAAAGTTAATCCCTGGCTCTCAAGTTTGTGggtttgagtgttcctgatgaaggtaaatcaagaaaggTGCTTTGGACGAAAGCAAAATCGTTGTAATCTTTTCTTATTTACAGTTTGTTCCAGGTAAATTATTGAATTCTTTATCTATCTCACAGCCCTATTGAGCTGTTTTGTGACAGTCAGTTTTTAGCCTCGGATTAGTTTGAAACCAGGATTAGTtgtctcttaatcgatttatgacttttgaacagcagtatactactgtttgCTTTATTTTTTCGATGGTAGAAATCGGAGTGCCAAAAAGAACAATCGATATTTGGTAGGAAAACTAGTAAATCAAGATCGGAGTCGATAGCATCTACCATttgcgggattcgaactcaaaacCCCAGTGTTCACAGTCTAGTAATACAGTAGTTAGACttcacatcgttgtcaatataatggaatatcATGagtctgtcatacaagtgagaggtttagctagctataaaaccaggtttagttcaccattttctacatatgataatgcctgtacaaagtcagttTACTTTTGATAAACTCAGCCCTCCAGACAAATGATGAATATCATGGAATAGAAATCAAATGTAGTTTGATAGATAAAATGACAGACATTGCGTCAATACTTTCCATGAGATATAttctaaacttaaaaaaaaatgacttacgaGCACATCGGAGTCGATAGCATCTACCATttgcgggattcgaactcaaaacCCCAGTGTTCACAGTCTAGTAATACAGTAGTTAGACttcacatcgttgtcaatataatggaatatcATGagtctgtcatacaagtgagaggtttagctagctataaaaccaggtttagttcaccattttctacatatgataatgcctgtacaaagtcagttTACTTTTGATAAACTCAGCCCTCCAGACAAATGATGAATATCATGGAATAGAAATCAAATGTAGTTTTATAGATAAAATGACAGACATTGCGTCAATACTTTCCGTGAGATATAttctaaactttttaaaaaaatgacttaCGAGCACATGGGTGGCGACGGCGGCTCCTATAATGATTGGTACAAACAATGATGCTGAGATGATGCTAAATACCATAAAAACCACTTTCtacaaaaataaactaaaataatttaattttggatgtaacgccttctgattggctgacgttattttatgagcccatagacataatttagtcatgtgaccgtgacgtcatcaacgttttttaatggttttctacggtttaaaatggaatttagaattaaattataagaattgactgtaatattttttctgtctattcgaaataacattaaa
This window contains:
- the LOC139498839 gene encoding uncharacterized protein codes for the protein MKYLIKPKSSTAKERLGSSFKGFGSIQVLLGLGCMIVGSVAIGIDKKSLDKSVQRYEAEKISNGTSFDVNYVVLGLDVSAVVCALWVLVTGAVPVCMARNNEYNLIKTKVVFMVFSIISASLFVPIIIGAAVATHVLRDSHVGLTAALGVFGLLEFIVSIASSVYCCVSPWAAYKFEKKNKEKKKEKKNKENGSYEKQIDKEELPEYTPDCKKENMLP